The proteins below come from a single Agromyces flavus genomic window:
- the rpmI gene encoding 50S ribosomal protein L35 → MPKQKTHSGSKKRFKVTGSGKIKKQQAGMRHNLEGKSSVRTRRLNQDKVASAPDTKVIKKLLGR, encoded by the coding sequence ATGCCGAAGCAGAAGACCCACTCCGGGTCCAAGAAGCGCTTCAAGGTCACCGGCAGCGGCAAGATCAAGAAGCAGCAGGCCGGTATGCGCCACAACCTCGAGGGCAAGTCCTCGGTGCGCACCCGCCGCCTGAACCAGGACAAGGTCGCCTCGGCGCCCGACACCAAGGTCATCAAGAAGCTGCTCGGTCGCTGA
- the rplT gene encoding 50S ribosomal protein L20, producing the protein MARVKRAVNAHKKRRVILERAEGYRGQRSRLYRKAKEQVTHSLVYSYNDRRKKKGDFRRLWIQRINAAARQNGITYNRLIQGLGLAGIEVDRRILAELAVNEPAAFAGLVEAAKQALPSDVNAPKNAA; encoded by the coding sequence ATGGCAAGAGTCAAGCGCGCAGTCAATGCGCACAAGAAGCGTCGGGTCATCCTCGAGCGCGCCGAGGGCTACCGCGGCCAGCGTTCGCGCCTCTATCGTAAGGCGAAGGAGCAGGTCACCCACTCGCTGGTCTACTCCTACAACGACCGCCGCAAGAAGAAGGGCGACTTCCGTCGCCTCTGGATCCAGCGGATCAACGCCGCCGCGCGTCAGAACGGCATCACGTACAACCGCCTCATCCAGGGCCTCGGCCTCGCGGGCATCGAGGTCGACCGTCGCATCCTCGCCGAGCTCGCCGTGAACGAGCCGGCCGCCTTCGCCGGCCTCGTCGAGGCCGCCAAACAGGCGCTCCCGAGCGACGTCAACGCTCCGAAGAACGCGGCCTAG
- a CDS encoding pyridoxal phosphate-dependent decarboxylase family protein, which translates to MLERSDEAEPAPSLRPHDPGLLDLARRHADAWLAALPERPIPPRATIDEMLDALGRDLPERGEPADAVIERLTERIEPGLMAMGSPRFYGWVIGGTQPVALAADWLVSTWDQNTVLRSVTPGVIAAEEIAGDWVLDLLGLPAGSSVGFTTGATTAQTASLAAAREEVLRRAGWDSARQGLAGGPRVRFIVGEERHGTVDLAGRYLGLGEPTIVPSDDQGRIRVDALRAELAAGEGPAIVLLQAGNIHSGAFDDLGSATQVAHESGAWVHVDGAFGLWAAASPRLRHLATGLEQADSWSTDAHKTLSVPYDCGIAIVRDVNAVAGALSMHASYLQADGVVADPHDKVLELSRRARGVPTWAVLRHLGRQGVADLIERLADAARLIAEGVGALPGVEVLNDVVFTQVCLALEDDAATEALSARLWADGEVLAMTSRWHDRAVVRFSVSNWGTDAAQARRTVAAVDRALAAVRAGGA; encoded by the coding sequence ATGCTCGAGCGATCCGACGAGGCCGAACCGGCTCCCTCCCTCCGACCCCATGATCCGGGTCTGCTCGACCTCGCGCGGCGCCACGCCGACGCCTGGCTCGCGGCCCTGCCCGAGCGTCCGATCCCGCCGCGCGCGACGATCGACGAGATGCTGGACGCGCTCGGCCGCGACCTGCCCGAACGCGGCGAGCCGGCGGATGCCGTGATCGAACGACTGACCGAGCGCATCGAGCCCGGGCTCATGGCGATGGGGTCGCCGCGGTTCTACGGCTGGGTCATCGGCGGGACGCAGCCTGTGGCGCTCGCCGCGGACTGGCTCGTCTCGACGTGGGACCAGAACACGGTGCTGCGGTCGGTCACGCCGGGCGTGATCGCCGCCGAGGAGATTGCCGGGGACTGGGTCCTCGACCTGCTGGGCCTGCCGGCGGGCAGCAGCGTGGGGTTCACGACCGGGGCGACGACCGCGCAGACCGCGAGCCTCGCCGCGGCGCGCGAGGAGGTGCTCCGACGCGCCGGCTGGGACAGCGCGCGGCAGGGGCTGGCCGGCGGGCCGAGGGTGCGGTTCATCGTCGGCGAGGAGCGGCACGGCACCGTCGACCTCGCCGGCCGGTACCTCGGCCTCGGGGAGCCGACGATCGTGCCGAGCGACGACCAGGGACGCATCCGCGTCGATGCATTGCGCGCCGAACTCGCGGCAGGCGAGGGGCCCGCGATCGTGCTGCTCCAGGCCGGGAACATCCACTCGGGAGCGTTCGACGACCTCGGCTCGGCCACCCAGGTCGCCCACGAGTCGGGTGCGTGGGTGCACGTGGACGGCGCATTCGGCCTGTGGGCCGCCGCCTCGCCGCGACTCCGGCATCTGGCGACGGGCCTCGAGCAGGCCGACTCCTGGTCGACCGACGCGCACAAGACGTTGAGCGTTCCGTACGACTGCGGCATCGCGATCGTGCGCGACGTGAACGCGGTGGCCGGTGCCCTGAGCATGCACGCGAGCTACCTCCAAGCCGACGGCGTCGTGGCCGACCCGCACGACAAGGTGCTCGAGCTCTCCCGTCGGGCACGCGGCGTCCCCACGTGGGCCGTCCTGCGGCACCTGGGGCGGCAGGGCGTCGCCGACCTCATCGAACGCCTCGCGGACGCGGCGCGGCTCATCGCCGAAGGGGTCGGAGCGCTTCCCGGCGTCGAGGTGCTGAACGACGTGGTGTTCACGCAGGTGTGCCTCGCACTCGAGGACGACGCCGCGACCGAGGCGCTCAGCGCGCGCCTCTGGGCCGACGGCGAGGTGCTGGCGATGACCTCGCGCTGGCACGATCGCGCCGTCGTCCGCTTCTCGGTGAGCAACTGGGGCACGGATGCCGCGCAGGCGCGCCGCACCGTCGCCGCGGTCGATCGCGCACTCGCCGCGGTGCGCGCGGGCGGGGCGTGA
- the infC gene encoding translation initiation factor IF-3, with the protein MSDPRTNDRIRVPEVRLVGPGGEQVGVVKIEVALRLAQEADLDLVEVAPNSRPPVVKIMDYGKYKYEAAQKAKEARRNQANTILKEVRFRLKIDKHDYETKMKRAVGFLKSGDKVKAMILFRGREQSRPEMGVRLLQRFAEDVAEYGTVEHNPTIDGRNMVMVIAPLKNKSEAKAEANAQRAAAKQRPAADAEGDSPETAEATEA; encoded by the coding sequence ATCAGCGATCCGCGTACCAATGACCGTATCCGCGTCCCCGAGGTCCGCCTCGTGGGCCCAGGCGGAGAGCAGGTCGGCGTCGTGAAGATCGAGGTGGCACTGCGGCTCGCGCAGGAGGCCGACCTCGATCTCGTCGAGGTCGCGCCGAACTCCCGTCCGCCGGTCGTCAAGATCATGGACTACGGCAAGTACAAGTACGAGGCTGCGCAGAAGGCGAAGGAAGCCCGGCGCAACCAGGCGAACACGATCCTGAAAGAGGTTCGCTTCCGCCTCAAGATCGACAAGCACGACTACGAGACCAAGATGAAGCGCGCCGTCGGCTTCCTGAAGTCGGGCGACAAGGTCAAGGCCATGATCCTGTTCCGGGGTCGCGAGCAGTCGCGTCCCGAGATGGGCGTGCGCCTGCTGCAGCGCTTCGCTGAAGACGTGGCGGAGTACGGCACGGTCGAGCACAACCCCACGATCGACGGCCGCAACATGGTCATGGTCATCGCTCCCCTGAAGAACAAGTCCGAGGCCAAGGCCGAGGCGAATGCACAGCGTGCTGCGGCGAAGCAGCGCCCGGCGGCCGATGCCGAGGGCGACTCGCCGGAGACGGCCGAGGCCACCGAGGCGTAA
- a CDS encoding SseB family protein: protein MSHPTDPAADSAGRPWAGRSFQANPHAADDGRMPAELGAALARFRSGDGGQADVVAAFGRSRLLIPLLAELGDGGTEIGAHGHAVDKSQELSNVTVEGPDGRRVLPVFGSVEAMSRWNPEARPVPADGVRVALAAADDGTELVVFDPASETEFVLRRPAVWAVAQQLAWRPPYESDAVRDAFERSVAGELAVLGVDLEAGDPDASLAGPELVVRLRLVAGLTRGELDATTARLARRWSEEDAIATGVDSLVVRLVADTA from the coding sequence ATGTCGCATCCCACTGACCCCGCCGCCGACTCCGCCGGCCGCCCGTGGGCGGGTCGGTCCTTCCAGGCCAACCCGCACGCCGCCGACGACGGCCGCATGCCGGCTGAACTGGGTGCGGCGCTCGCCCGGTTCCGCTCCGGCGACGGGGGACAGGCCGACGTCGTGGCCGCCTTCGGTCGGTCGCGCCTGCTGATCCCGCTGCTCGCCGAGCTCGGCGACGGCGGCACGGAGATCGGCGCGCACGGCCACGCCGTCGACAAGAGCCAGGAGCTCTCGAACGTGACGGTCGAGGGGCCCGACGGTCGTCGCGTGCTCCCGGTCTTCGGGTCCGTCGAGGCCATGTCCCGGTGGAACCCGGAGGCGCGCCCCGTACCCGCCGACGGCGTCCGCGTCGCGCTCGCGGCGGCCGACGACGGCACCGAGCTCGTGGTCTTCGACCCGGCGTCGGAGACCGAGTTCGTGCTGCGGCGCCCTGCGGTCTGGGCGGTCGCGCAACAGCTCGCGTGGCGCCCGCCGTACGAGTCCGACGCCGTGCGCGACGCGTTCGAGCGATCGGTCGCAGGCGAGCTCGCGGTGCTCGGCGTCGACCTCGAGGCGGGCGACCCCGACGCCAGCCTTGCCGGACCCGAGCTCGTCGTGCGCCTCCGGCTCGTCGCAGGACTGACACGCGGCGAGCTCGACGCCACCACGGCCCGGCTCGCGCGCCGCTGGTCCGAGGAGGACGCGATCGCGACGGGGGTGGACTCGCTCGTCGTGCGACTCGTCGCCGACACCGCCTGA
- a CDS encoding DNA-formamidopyrimidine glycosylase family protein, which translates to MPEGDTVFHAAKRLDAALAGRAVTRSDLRVPAFATVDLAGETVHSVGSRGKHLLMRIGDVVLHTHLKMEGEWRVLRPGQKWPRPAYRARAIIETADATAIGFDLGLVEVFPAAEEGERLGYLGPDLLGPDWDPGEAVRRLSAAGDTAAVVALGDQRNLAGLGNVLVNEVCFLRGIRPDRPIGEVDLPATVDLARRVIHANRDRFERTTTGDTRPGRRLWVYGRAGEPCRRCGTRILHTRLGRNDVELRDTYWCPHCQP; encoded by the coding sequence ATGCCCGAGGGCGACACGGTCTTCCACGCCGCGAAACGGCTCGATGCCGCGCTCGCGGGCCGTGCCGTGACTCGCAGCGACCTGCGCGTGCCCGCCTTCGCGACCGTCGATCTCGCGGGCGAGACCGTCCACTCGGTGGGCAGCCGCGGCAAGCACCTGCTCATGCGCATCGGCGACGTCGTGCTGCACACCCATCTGAAAATGGAGGGGGAGTGGCGTGTGCTGCGCCCGGGCCAGAAGTGGCCGCGACCCGCGTACCGCGCCCGCGCGATCATCGAGACCGCGGATGCCACGGCGATCGGCTTCGATCTCGGACTCGTCGAGGTCTTCCCGGCAGCCGAGGAGGGTGAGCGGCTCGGCTACCTCGGGCCCGACCTGCTCGGACCCGACTGGGACCCCGGCGAGGCGGTGCGGCGGCTCTCGGCCGCCGGCGACACGGCCGCGGTCGTGGCGCTCGGCGACCAGCGGAACCTCGCGGGTCTCGGCAACGTGCTCGTCAACGAGGTGTGCTTCCTGCGCGGCATCCGGCCCGACCGTCCCATCGGCGAGGTCGACCTCCCGGCGACCGTCGACCTCGCTCGGCGCGTCATCCATGCCAACCGCGACCGCTTCGAGCGCACCACGACCGGCGACACCCGGCCGGGGCGGCGGCTCTGGGTCTACGGGCGGGCGGGCGAGCCCTGCCGCCGGTGCGGCACGCGGATCCTCCACACGCGCCTCGGCCGGAACGACGTCGAACTGCGCGACACCTACTGGTGCCCGCACTGCCAGCCGTGA
- a CDS encoding TrmH family RNA methyltransferase encodes MLENPRSPRVRAVAKLAKKPARVETGMFLLEGPQAVAEALTFRPQLVVELYATPTALERYSDIGDTAIDAGVDVEYVSEEVLQAMADTVTPQGFVAVCHQFPTAVKDVFAAKPRLVAILEEVRDPGNAGTIVRAADAAGADAVVFTGRAVDLYNPKVVRSSTGSIFHLPVAVGAELEDVLARAREAGLTVLAADVKGEDLLEARRDGVLARPTAWVFGNEARGLPDDQLALVDRVVTVPIYGHAESMNLATAASVCLYESAFAQRD; translated from the coding sequence ATGCTCGAGAACCCGAGGTCGCCGCGCGTACGGGCCGTCGCGAAGCTCGCGAAGAAGCCCGCGCGGGTCGAGACGGGCATGTTCCTGCTCGAGGGCCCGCAGGCGGTCGCTGAGGCGCTGACCTTCCGGCCCCAACTCGTCGTCGAGCTCTACGCGACACCGACCGCGCTCGAGCGCTACAGCGACATCGGCGACACCGCCATCGACGCCGGCGTCGATGTCGAGTACGTCTCCGAAGAGGTGCTGCAGGCGATGGCCGACACGGTCACGCCGCAGGGTTTCGTCGCGGTCTGCCACCAGTTCCCCACGGCCGTGAAGGACGTCTTCGCCGCGAAGCCGCGCCTCGTCGCCATCCTCGAGGAGGTGCGCGACCCCGGCAACGCCGGCACCATCGTCCGCGCCGCCGATGCCGCGGGCGCCGACGCGGTCGTCTTCACCGGCCGGGCGGTCGACCTCTACAACCCCAAGGTGGTGCGGTCGTCGACGGGCTCGATCTTCCACCTTCCGGTCGCGGTCGGCGCCGAGCTCGAGGACGTGCTGGCGCGCGCTCGCGAGGCCGGGCTGACGGTGCTCGCCGCCGACGTCAAGGGCGAAGACCTCCTCGAAGCGCGCCGCGACGGCGTGCTCGCGCGTCCGACGGCCTGGGTGTTCGGCAACGAGGCACGTGGCCTGCCCGACGACCAGCTGGCGCTCGTCGACCGGGTCGTCACCGTGCCGATCTACGGGCACGCCGAGTCCATGAACCTGGCGACCGCGGCATCCGTCTGCCTCTACGAGAGCGCGTTCGCGCAGCGCGACTGA
- a CDS encoding ATP-dependent helicase, translated as MTGALDSFAPATRAWFTESFRDPTPVQDAAWRAISQGDHALVVAPTGSGKTLAAFLSAIDRLHHGPTPIVDAATGEVVEATTPRATRVVYLSPLKALGVDVERNLRAPLVGIGRTAAALGVEVPEVTVGVRSGDTSSTDRRALVKRPPDILITTPESLFLMLTSQARETLAGVETVIVDEIHALAGTKRGAHLALSLERLDELTATPVQRIGLSATVRPHEEVARFLSGTRPVTIVAPPSGKRFDLTVTVPVDDLADLSGEPGGSVWPHVEEAILDEVLAHQSTIVFANSRRLAERLTARLNELWAERTAPDDGGGDGDGAELVAAAAVDAVARRPANAAASAAGSPPLAVRRPPAELAGASGITAGAEPIIARSHHGSVSKEERALVEADLKAGRLKCVVATSSLELGIDMGAVDLVMQVESPPSVASGLQRIGRAGHQVGEVSKGVLFPKHRADLLHSAVVAERMIAGGIEPMRIPTNPLDVLAQQTVAAAAIDEWDVEHWFDVVRRAAPFHTLPRSAFDATLDLLAGRYPSDRFGELRPRLVWDRDAGTITGRRGAQRLAVTSGGTIPDRGLFGVFMIGEAGPGRRVGELDEEMVYESRVGDVFALGATSWRIQEITHDRVLVSPAVGEPGRLPFWKGDGIGRPAELGEAIGGFIGELAGAEPSAALERCEAAGLDERAGANLVRFIADQRDATRIVPDAVNLVVERFRDELGDWRIVLHSPYGMRVHAPWALAVDARVQERFGIESHAVASDDGIVLRLPDTADEPPGSELFEFDPAELAQLATERVGDSALFASRFRECAARALLLPRQNPGKRSPLWQQRQKASQLLEVARDFPDFPIVLEAVRECLQDVYDLPALTAIAERIRARRVRFVDVTTETASPFAASLLFGYVGAFMYEGDAPLAERRAAALSLDPGLLAELLGTVELRELLDPGIVDETERMLQRTHPDRRAKGDEGVADLLRELGPLTLAEVGERVDEQTDPAAAVDALVAARRAARVRFAASEWIVAVEDVSRLRDALGVPVPPGLPEAFGEAVRDPLGDLVGRYARTHGPFTTHAVAERFGIGVAVAHGALGRLAGERRLVEGAFLPHGSGAEWCDPEVLRRLRRRSLAALREEVEPVAPREFARFLPDWQHVGGRLRGVDGVAAVIEQLEGVRIPASAWESFVLPARVGDYRPDLLDELTASGEVVWVGQGSLSGDDGWVSLHLADTAKLTMPAPVDQPLDAMETELLTALGGGGAYFFRQLVDAVGATDDAPVLEALWRLAWAGLVTNDTFAPVRGLLLGGGAHKTKAATPRARLRGRSLSRRALAASVTADGARATRAVPPRAAGRWSILPVPSDAATPRAHALGETLLERYGVVTRGSVVAEDILGGFALAYRTLAGFEETGRVRRGYFIDGQGGAQFGTSAAVDRLRQAPAGGAVALAATDPANPFGGALEWPEPTAELGHRPARKAGALVAIVDGEAVFYLERGGRTALVFTDDDEALAAGATALAESLARARGARFRVESVNGGGVYGSVLELPLRAAGFRETPQGLRFDART; from the coding sequence ATGACCGGGGCGCTCGATTCGTTCGCGCCCGCGACGCGGGCGTGGTTCACCGAGTCGTTCCGCGACCCCACACCCGTGCAGGATGCGGCATGGCGCGCGATCTCGCAGGGCGACCACGCGCTCGTGGTCGCCCCGACCGGCTCGGGCAAGACGCTCGCCGCGTTCCTGTCGGCCATCGACCGGCTGCACCACGGTCCGACGCCGATCGTCGACGCGGCAACCGGCGAGGTCGTCGAGGCGACGACCCCGCGGGCCACGCGCGTGGTCTACCTCTCGCCGCTCAAGGCGCTCGGCGTCGACGTCGAGCGCAACCTCCGCGCGCCCCTCGTGGGCATCGGACGCACGGCGGCGGCGCTCGGCGTCGAGGTCCCCGAGGTCACGGTCGGCGTGCGGTCCGGCGACACGTCGTCCACCGATCGGCGTGCGCTGGTCAAGCGCCCGCCCGACATCCTCATCACGACGCCCGAGTCGCTGTTCCTCATGCTCACGTCGCAGGCGCGCGAGACCCTGGCCGGCGTCGAGACCGTGATCGTCGACGAGATCCACGCGCTCGCGGGCACGAAGCGCGGCGCCCACCTCGCGCTCTCGCTCGAGCGCCTCGACGAGTTGACCGCGACGCCGGTGCAGCGCATCGGGCTCTCGGCGACCGTGCGTCCCCACGAAGAGGTCGCGCGGTTCCTGTCGGGCACGCGCCCGGTGACGATCGTCGCGCCGCCGTCCGGCAAGAGGTTCGACCTCACCGTCACGGTGCCCGTCGACGACCTGGCCGATCTCTCGGGCGAGCCGGGCGGCTCCGTCTGGCCGCACGTCGAGGAGGCGATCCTCGACGAGGTGCTCGCGCACCAGTCGACCATCGTGTTCGCGAACTCGCGCCGGCTCGCCGAGCGGCTCACGGCCCGACTCAACGAGCTGTGGGCCGAGCGCACCGCCCCCGACGACGGTGGCGGCGATGGCGATGGCGCCGAACTCGTCGCCGCAGCCGCGGTCGATGCGGTCGCACGGCGTCCGGCGAACGCGGCCGCGAGCGCGGCCGGATCCCCGCCCCTCGCGGTCCGCCGCCCGCCCGCCGAGCTGGCCGGCGCCTCGGGCATCACCGCCGGCGCCGAACCGATCATCGCGCGGTCGCACCACGGTTCCGTGAGCAAGGAGGAACGTGCGCTCGTCGAGGCCGACCTCAAGGCCGGTCGGCTGAAGTGCGTCGTCGCCACCTCGAGCCTCGAGCTCGGTATCGACATGGGCGCGGTCGACCTCGTCATGCAGGTCGAATCGCCGCCGTCGGTCGCGAGCGGCCTGCAGCGCATCGGCCGCGCGGGCCACCAGGTGGGCGAGGTCTCGAAGGGCGTGCTCTTCCCGAAGCACCGGGCCGACCTGCTGCACTCGGCCGTCGTCGCCGAGCGCATGATCGCAGGCGGCATCGAGCCGATGCGCATCCCCACCAACCCGCTCGACGTGCTCGCGCAGCAGACCGTCGCGGCGGCGGCGATCGACGAGTGGGACGTCGAGCACTGGTTCGACGTGGTCCGCCGCGCGGCGCCGTTCCACACGCTGCCGCGCTCGGCGTTCGATGCGACCCTCGACCTGCTCGCCGGGCGCTATCCATCCGACCGGTTCGGCGAGCTGCGCCCGCGTCTGGTCTGGGACCGCGACGCCGGCACCATCACGGGCCGCCGCGGTGCGCAACGGCTCGCGGTGACGAGCGGCGGCACCATCCCCGATCGCGGTCTGTTCGGCGTCTTCATGATCGGCGAGGCAGGTCCCGGTCGTCGTGTGGGCGAGCTCGACGAAGAGATGGTGTACGAGTCGCGCGTGGGCGACGTCTTCGCGCTCGGCGCCACGAGCTGGCGCATCCAGGAGATCACGCACGACCGGGTCCTCGTCTCCCCGGCGGTCGGCGAACCCGGGCGACTCCCGTTCTGGAAGGGCGACGGCATCGGCCGGCCGGCCGAGCTCGGCGAGGCGATCGGCGGGTTCATCGGCGAACTGGCGGGCGCCGAGCCGTCCGCCGCCCTCGAGCGCTGCGAGGCGGCCGGGCTCGACGAGCGCGCGGGCGCGAACCTCGTGCGCTTCATCGCCGACCAGCGCGACGCCACGCGAATCGTGCCCGACGCGGTGAACCTCGTGGTCGAGCGCTTCCGCGACGAGCTCGGCGACTGGCGCATCGTCCTGCACTCGCCCTACGGCATGCGCGTGCACGCGCCGTGGGCACTGGCCGTCGACGCGCGCGTGCAGGAGCGCTTCGGCATCGAATCCCACGCGGTCGCGAGCGACGACGGCATCGTGCTGCGCCTGCCCGACACGGCCGACGAGCCGCCCGGGAGCGAGCTGTTCGAGTTCGACCCGGCCGAGCTCGCCCAGCTCGCCACCGAGCGCGTGGGCGATTCGGCGCTGTTCGCCTCGCGGTTCCGCGAATGCGCGGCGCGAGCGCTGCTGCTGCCGCGGCAGAACCCCGGCAAGCGGTCCCCGCTCTGGCAGCAGCGGCAGAAGGCGTCCCAGTTGCTCGAGGTCGCGCGCGACTTCCCCGACTTCCCCATCGTGCTCGAGGCCGTCCGCGAGTGCCTGCAGGACGTCTACGACCTGCCCGCCCTGACGGCCATCGCCGAGCGCATCCGCGCGCGGCGCGTGCGATTCGTCGACGTCACGACCGAGACGGCGAGCCCCTTCGCCGCGAGCCTGCTCTTCGGCTACGTCGGCGCGTTCATGTACGAAGGCGACGCACCGCTCGCCGAGCGTCGTGCGGCGGCCCTCTCGCTCGATCCGGGACTTCTGGCGGAGCTTCTCGGCACCGTCGAGCTGCGAGAGCTCCTCGATCCCGGCATCGTCGACGAGACCGAGCGGATGCTGCAGCGAACCCATCCCGATCGGCGCGCGAAGGGCGACGAGGGCGTGGCCGACCTGCTGCGCGAACTCGGTCCGCTCACCCTGGCCGAGGTGGGCGAGCGCGTCGACGAGCAGACCGATCCCGCGGCCGCGGTCGACGCGCTGGTCGCCGCCCGGCGCGCCGCACGCGTGCGGTTCGCGGCGTCCGAATGGATCGTCGCCGTCGAGGACGTGAGCCGGCTGCGCGACGCGCTCGGCGTGCCGGTCCCGCCCGGACTTCCCGAGGCGTTCGGCGAGGCGGTGCGCGATCCGCTCGGCGACCTCGTGGGCCGCTACGCGCGCACCCACGGCCCGTTCACGACGCACGCCGTCGCCGAGCGCTTCGGCATCGGCGTCGCGGTCGCGCACGGCGCCCTCGGCCGGCTCGCGGGCGAGCGACGGCTCGTCGAAGGCGCGTTCCTGCCGCACGGATCGGGTGCCGAGTGGTGCGACCCCGAGGTGCTCCGTCGGTTGCGGCGTCGTTCGCTCGCCGCGCTCCGCGAGGAGGTCGAACCCGTCGCACCGCGCGAGTTCGCACGGTTCCTGCCCGATTGGCAGCACGTCGGCGGCCGACTTCGCGGGGTCGACGGCGTGGCCGCCGTCATCGAGCAGCTCGAGGGCGTCCGCATCCCGGCCTCCGCGTGGGAATCGTTCGTGCTCCCGGCCCGGGTCGGCGACTACCGGCCCGACCTGCTCGACGAGCTCACCGCGAGCGGCGAGGTGGTGTGGGTCGGGCAGGGATCCCTCTCCGGCGACGACGGCTGGGTCAGCCTCCACCTGGCCGACACCGCGAAGCTCACGATGCCGGCGCCAGTCGACCAGCCGCTCGATGCGATGGAGACCGAGCTGCTCACCGCGCTCGGCGGTGGGGGCGCCTACTTCTTCCGGCAGCTCGTCGATGCCGTCGGCGCGACCGATGACGCACCCGTCCTCGAGGCGCTCTGGCGGCTCGCCTGGGCGGGCCTCGTGACCAACGACACGTTCGCCCCCGTCCGCGGGCTGCTCCTCGGCGGCGGTGCGCACAAGACCAAGGCGGCCACTCCGCGAGCACGACTGCGCGGCCGGTCGCTGTCGCGACGCGCGCTGGCCGCTTCGGTGACCGCCGACGGTGCACGCGCGACCCGCGCGGTACCGCCGCGCGCCGCCGGACGCTGGTCCATCCTCCCCGTCCCGAGCGACGCGGCGACCCCGCGGGCACACGCCCTCGGCGAGACCCTGCTCGAGCGGTACGGCGTCGTGACGCGTGGATCCGTGGTCGCCGAGGACATCCTGGGCGGATTCGCGCTCGCCTACCGCACGCTTGCGGGGTTCGAGGAGACGGGTCGCGTACGGCGTGGCTACTTCATCGACGGGCAGGGCGGTGCGCAGTTCGGCACCAGCGCCGCCGTCGACCGCCTTCGACAGGCGCCGGCGGGCGGAGCGGTCGCGCTCGCCGCGACCGACCCGGCGAACCCGTTCGGCGGGGCGCTCGAGTGGCCCGAGCCGACGGCCGAGCTCGGTCACCGTCCGGCCCGCAAGGCCGGCGCCCTCGTGGCGATCGTCGACGGTGAGGCGGTGTTCTACCTCGAGCGCGGCGGTCGCACCGCGCTCGTCTTCACCGACGACGACGAGGCGCTCGCGGCGGGGGCGACGGCGCTCGCCGAGTCGCTCGCGCGGGCGCGTGGCGCGAGGTTCCGGGTCGAGTCGGTGAACGGCGGCGGGGTCTACGGCTCGGTGCTCGAGCTGCCGCTGCGCGCGGCGGGTTTCCGCGAGACGCCGCAGGGCCTCCGCTTCGACGCGAGGACGTGA
- a CDS encoding DUF1844 domain-containing protein has product MSDTSPEPTRAPEHADHTATGEAERAVADATRDIAEVPAVEVITTAAVHLMSAAAVKVGLADDPEAQTDLDEARKLINALAGLITAGAPEISDMHARSLRDGLRSLQLAFREASVIPDELGKGPGEKWTGPVS; this is encoded by the coding sequence GTGAGCGACACATCGCCCGAGCCCACGCGTGCGCCCGAGCACGCCGACCACACCGCCACCGGCGAGGCCGAGCGGGCCGTCGCCGATGCGACGCGCGACATCGCCGAGGTGCCCGCCGTCGAGGTGATCACGACCGCCGCCGTGCACCTCATGAGCGCGGCCGCGGTCAAGGTCGGCCTCGCCGACGATCCCGAGGCGCAGACCGACCTCGACGAGGCGCGCAAGCTCATCAACGCCCTCGCCGGACTCATCACGGCCGGCGCGCCCGAGATCAGCGACATGCACGCGCGCTCGCTTCGCGACGGCCTCCGCTCGCTCCAACTCGCGTTCCGCGAGGCCTCGGTCATCCCCGACGAGCTCGGCAAGGGCCCGGGCGAGAAGTGGACCGGGCCCGTTTCATAG